The Gracilimonas sp. genome includes a region encoding these proteins:
- a CDS encoding site-2 protease family protein, protein MKWSLYIGKPAGIKVFIHWTFILLVIWLSWMHLQQGHGLFEILIGLLFLAALFACVTLHEFGHALAARRYGIGTRDINLLPIGGVARLESMPEDPKEELVVAIAGPAVNVVIAIGLYLIMLVLGQSNMELSHHITGGNFLADLLVINIILVLFNLIPAFPMDGGRVLRALLAFIMKRSKATRVAASVGQLLAIGFVLFGLFYNPFLLFIGIFVFLGAGTEANQVGLQESLREVKAKDLITTDFHVLPQTASVSMAAAAFMESREPELVITDHEDRFVGLVSYERIIEEIQKGHFDNPVVTLIKEEVQTLAPGTLIYELASKIQQSGQRVFPVLDDGRLEGVISHTDLIHLLEQNQAN, encoded by the coding sequence ATGAAATGGTCACTTTACATCGGAAAACCTGCCGGTATCAAGGTCTTTATTCACTGGACCTTCATCTTACTGGTCATTTGGCTCTCCTGGATGCATTTGCAACAGGGACACGGGCTTTTTGAAATATTAATCGGGCTGCTTTTCCTTGCTGCCCTGTTTGCATGCGTCACCCTCCACGAATTCGGCCACGCCCTGGCGGCACGAAGGTATGGCATCGGAACCCGGGATATCAACCTGCTTCCCATCGGCGGGGTAGCCCGGCTGGAAAGCATGCCCGAAGATCCCAAAGAGGAACTGGTGGTAGCCATTGCCGGGCCGGCTGTTAATGTAGTAATTGCAATCGGGTTGTACCTCATCATGTTGGTATTGGGGCAAAGCAATATGGAACTGAGCCATCACATAACCGGCGGTAATTTTTTGGCCGACCTGCTGGTGATCAATATTATTTTGGTTCTGTTTAACCTGATACCTGCTTTCCCGATGGACGGTGGGCGGGTGCTCCGGGCATTGCTGGCCTTCATAATGAAAAGAAGCAAGGCCACCCGTGTGGCCGCTTCGGTCGGGCAGCTGTTGGCTATTGGTTTTGTTCTTTTCGGCCTGTTTTATAATCCGTTTCTGCTTTTTATCGGAATTTTTGTTTTTCTCGGTGCCGGGACGGAAGCTAACCAAGTAGGATTGCAGGAATCCTTGCGGGAAGTAAAGGCCAAAGATCTGATAACGACCGATTTTCATGTACTCCCCCAAACAGCTTCCGTATCAATGGCGGCAGCCGCCTTTATGGAAAGCCGGGAACCCGAACTGGTTATAACCGATCATGAAGATCGCTTTGTGGGGCTCGTATCCTATGAGAGGATCATCGAGGAAATACAAAAGGGGCATTTTGACAATCCGGTGGTAACCCTGATTAAAGAAGAGGTACAAACCCTGGCCCCGGGAACACTTATCTACGAGTTAGCATCGAAGATTCAGCAATCAGGCCAGCGTGTTTTTCCAGTGCTGGATGATGGCCGGCTGGAAGGAGTCATATCCCACACGGACCTGATTCACCTGCTGGAGCAAAATCAAGCCAATTAG
- a CDS encoding SHOCT domain-containing protein, with translation MLFDHHFIGMHWIWWVIIIVIILLVAFDVIPYRPKTDTTEDALDILKKRFARGEIEHEEFEERKKILKQSK, from the coding sequence ATGTTATTTGATCATCACTTTATAGGCATGCACTGGATCTGGTGGGTCATTATCATAGTCATCATTCTCCTGGTGGCTTTTGATGTGATTCCATACAGGCCTAAAACCGACACCACCGAAGATGCTCTGGATATATTAAAAAAGCGGTTTGCCCGCGGTGAAATAGAACACGAAGAATTTGAAGAGCGAAAAAAAATTCTAAAGCAAAGTAAGTAG
- a CDS encoding ATP cone domain-containing protein: MATFNVVKASGEREPFYESKLRNSLRKAGADQQITDKIIHSIQRILFEGITTEKIYREAFKQLRQYSNSSAGRYKLKEALLELGPSGYPFEKFIGELLIRLGYQTDIGVIIDGNCVSHEIDVIAEKDDEHFMIECKFHNRKSHKCNVKIPLYIQSRFKDVERNWRSQSGHEDKQHQAWVVTNTRFTTDAQQYGKCVGLKLLSWDYPENNGLKDLIGHVNLHPITSLSTLSNQKKKLLLEQNVVFCKQICEDKQVLRNIDLDSHTMNRVLKEAMDICNVKNNSVNR, from the coding sequence ATGGCAACATTTAACGTAGTGAAAGCGTCCGGAGAAAGGGAACCTTTTTATGAGAGTAAGCTTCGCAATTCTCTCAGAAAAGCAGGTGCCGATCAACAGATTACAGACAAGATTATTCACTCTATCCAACGGATTCTATTTGAAGGGATAACGACTGAAAAAATATACAGAGAAGCTTTTAAGCAGCTCAGGCAATACTCAAATTCTTCGGCTGGCAGATATAAATTAAAAGAAGCCCTGCTGGAATTAGGGCCTTCCGGTTATCCTTTTGAAAAATTTATCGGTGAACTTCTAATCAGGCTCGGTTATCAAACTGATATCGGAGTTATTATTGACGGGAACTGCGTCTCCCATGAAATTGATGTTATCGCAGAAAAAGACGACGAACATTTTATGATCGAGTGTAAATTTCACAACCGAAAAAGTCATAAATGTAATGTAAAAATCCCGCTTTACATTCAATCACGATTCAAGGATGTAGAAAGAAACTGGAGGAGCCAATCCGGCCACGAAGACAAACAACACCAGGCCTGGGTAGTTACAAACACCCGTTTCACTACTGATGCCCAGCAGTATGGCAAATGCGTAGGTCTTAAACTCTTAAGCTGGGATTATCCGGAAAATAACGGACTAAAAGACCTAATAGGCCATGTAAATCTTCATCCTATTACAAGCCTGTCAACCCTAAGCAATCAAAAGAAAAAGCTTCTTTTGGAACAAAATGTTGTCTTCTGCAAGCAAATATGTGAAGACAAGCAAGTTCTCAGGAATATTGATCTTGATAGTCATACGATGAACAGAGTCCTTAAAGAAGCCATGGATATATGTAATGTTAAAAATAATTCAGTGAACAGATGA
- a CDS encoding glutaredoxin domain-containing protein, with amino-acid sequence MNNSNNKHIEKSTTIIIYCKEWCEYLKKVVNLLREKQQNFTFIDLRYDTSKANELISKLGNPLILPILEINGVYYEKPSFAEATNQLELTYWRQKVDQAYYDKEPSGDKTY; translated from the coding sequence ATGAATAATTCCAATAATAAGCACATAGAAAAAAGTACAACCATCATTATTTACTGTAAGGAATGGTGTGAATATTTAAAAAAGGTAGTTAACCTCCTGCGGGAGAAACAGCAAAATTTCACCTTTATCGATCTTCGGTATGATACATCAAAAGCTAACGAGTTGATATCGAAGCTGGGTAATCCACTGATATTACCCATACTTGAGATCAATGGTGTCTATTATGAAAAACCATCTTTTGCAGAGGCCACGAATCAGCTTGAGTTAACCTACTGGAGGCAAAAAGTCGACCAAGCTTATTATGATAAAGAACCATCCGGGGACAAGACTTATTAA
- a CDS encoding SHOCT domain-containing protein, whose product MFYNHHFFGMHWIWWIVISIGLLLVFLDLIPYWRGRVVREDAMGILTKRLARGEIEREEFEERKKVLKLNK is encoded by the coding sequence ATGTTTTACAATCACCACTTTTTTGGCATGCACTGGATCTGGTGGATTGTGATTTCGATAGGACTCCTTTTGGTTTTTTTGGATTTGATTCCATATTGGCGCGGTAGAGTTGTACGGGAAGACGCAATGGGTATACTGACTAAGAGGTTAGCTCGTGGAGAAATAGAACGCGAAGAGTTTGAGGAGCGTAAAAAAGTTTTAAAACTAAACAAGTAA
- a CDS encoding type II glyceraldehyde-3-phosphate dehydrogenase: MEKIKIAVNGYGVIGKRVAEAVTLQEDMELVGIGDVAADWRIKAAAAKGYAVFANTEEGRKTMREKHIPVAGDLDDLLELADLVVDCAPKKFGTQNAERYKTAGVKFIVQGGEKHETIGHSFSAENNYASALNRESTRVVSCNTTSIVRTLSALKRAGLLNKARGTLLRRATDPWESHKNGIMNTMVPEPEIPSHQGPDAQSVDPELDVVTAAVKVPQTLSHMHYWTVQLTKNASKEEVLEAFGTSTRTAFINMSDDLSANNAVKELMLDLGRPHGDMYEVAIWEDMLKVEGDELYYAYLVDNQAIVIPETIDAIRALTGTESDPQKSITKTNHSLGITQRFI; the protein is encoded by the coding sequence ATGGAAAAGATCAAAATAGCCGTAAACGGATATGGCGTCATCGGAAAACGAGTGGCGGAAGCAGTAACCTTGCAAGAAGATATGGAACTGGTGGGCATCGGTGATGTAGCTGCCGACTGGAGAATAAAGGCAGCGGCAGCTAAAGGATACGCCGTGTTTGCCAATACCGAAGAAGGCCGCAAGACAATGAGGGAGAAACATATTCCGGTAGCCGGCGATCTTGATGACCTGCTTGAGCTCGCTGACCTGGTGGTGGATTGCGCTCCCAAAAAGTTCGGTACCCAGAATGCCGAACGGTACAAAACGGCCGGTGTGAAGTTTATTGTGCAGGGCGGGGAAAAGCACGAGACGATCGGGCATTCCTTCAGCGCGGAAAATAATTATGCCTCTGCTTTAAATCGGGAAAGTACCCGCGTGGTCTCCTGCAACACCACCTCTATCGTACGGACCCTCAGCGCATTAAAACGAGCGGGATTACTGAATAAAGCACGTGGTACGCTGTTGCGCCGAGCTACCGATCCGTGGGAAAGCCACAAAAACGGTATCATGAATACAATGGTTCCTGAACCGGAAATTCCCAGTCACCAGGGCCCGGATGCCCAGAGCGTAGATCCCGAACTGGACGTGGTAACTGCCGCGGTAAAAGTACCCCAAACACTTTCCCATATGCATTACTGGACCGTGCAATTAACCAAAAATGCATCTAAAGAGGAAGTCCTGGAGGCTTTCGGCACTTCTACCCGAACGGCCTTTATAAATATGAGCGACGACCTTTCCGCCAATAACGCCGTTAAGGAGCTGATGCTGGACCTGGGACGCCCGCACGGCGATATGTACGAAGTGGCCATCTGGGAAGATATGCTCAAAGTGGAAGGCGATGAGTTGTATTACGCCTACCTGGTCGATAATCAGGCCATCGTTATTCCCGAAACTATCGACGCCATCCGAGCGCTTACCGGCACCGAGTCGGATCCTCAAAAATCCATTACCAAAACGAACCATTCGCTGGGCATTACACAGCGGTTCATATAA
- a CDS encoding isoprenylcysteine carboxylmethyltransferase family protein → MERGIEHSGAWVLALFVIVIASWLLYKYLAPKTWREWIGAGLIQGFIIALYAEMYGFPLTIYLMVRFLGLDSGSGDLNANLWSTLVGVGETGMMISMIAGYILLFGGFGIFIQGWRQLYRAKQENRLATDGLYGLVRHPQYTGLFIGLFGEGVIHWPTIFSVGLFPVIVIAYVLLAKREEKKVIEEFGEEYLKYKRNVPAFLPMKGKWKQFIQRSGNTVNKLD, encoded by the coding sequence ATGGAACGAGGAATTGAACATTCAGGTGCCTGGGTGTTAGCACTTTTTGTTATCGTTATTGCGTCTTGGCTTTTATACAAATATCTGGCCCCAAAAACTTGGAGGGAGTGGATAGGAGCAGGATTGATTCAGGGCTTCATCATCGCATTGTATGCGGAGATGTACGGCTTCCCGCTTACCATTTATCTGATGGTTCGGTTCCTGGGGTTGGATAGTGGTAGTGGTGATCTAAACGCCAACCTTTGGTCTACTTTAGTGGGCGTTGGTGAAACGGGGATGATGATCTCGATGATTGCGGGCTATATCCTTCTTTTTGGTGGATTTGGCATTTTCATCCAGGGCTGGCGCCAACTGTATCGCGCCAAACAGGAAAACAGGCTTGCTACCGACGGGTTATACGGGCTGGTTAGGCATCCCCAATATACGGGGTTGTTTATCGGGCTTTTTGGAGAGGGTGTCATTCACTGGCCCACCATATTCTCCGTAGGCCTGTTCCCGGTCATCGTTATCGCTTATGTCCTGCTTGCCAAAAGGGAAGAGAAGAAAGTGATCGAGGAGTTTGGTGAAGAATATCTCAAATACAAACGGAACGTCCCGGCTTTTCTTCCGATGAAAGGAAAATGGAAGCAGTTCATTCAACGATCAGGAAATACTGTAAACAAGCTTGATTAG
- a CDS encoding MFS transporter, whose product MTSRSSILRINKQIGILLICLFLVMIGYGLTLPILPFFVEKSVRSNELFLLSPAVHVGLMTGIFPLMQFIAAPLWGRWSDRIGRFPVLTAGMGGYALSLIFFGWTNDLVLLYVLRIVGGLFSASVLPTVNSWVTDQSTVKNRGKLLAWVGGSASLGVIFGPVLSSFFMDVGWFTEWSWKLLVATPYTVPFIFAGSFSLLALAALIIWMPGDPSPVVNNSNPPSKFGLLSIIKGEMLPILFYALIAQAALAMFESTYALHSQQIMGYSVIEMGYIFMACALGMSISQIGFTGYLIDQLGEERLLPIGYFLVGLALLFLMLASSFTLIIIVVSILALGMALISPALASITSKINKNYVGERMGILASISSLGLATGSFIGSGLYVINIHLPYLTFSLFLFYVTFYLVKKNLNVIG is encoded by the coding sequence ATGACAAGTAGATCATCAATACTCAGGATTAATAAACAGATTGGCATCCTGCTGATCTGTCTGTTTCTAGTGATGATCGGCTACGGACTAACCCTTCCAATTCTTCCATTTTTTGTAGAAAAATCAGTACGTTCAAATGAGTTATTCCTTCTATCACCGGCCGTGCATGTAGGTCTTATGACAGGCATTTTCCCGCTGATGCAGTTTATTGCTGCCCCTTTATGGGGACGCTGGTCCGACCGTATTGGCCGATTTCCCGTGTTGACAGCAGGTATGGGCGGTTATGCACTCTCGCTGATTTTTTTTGGGTGGACTAACGACTTGGTCTTGCTTTATGTGCTTCGAATAGTAGGAGGACTATTTTCAGCCTCTGTTCTCCCCACAGTTAACTCATGGGTTACGGATCAGAGCACAGTAAAAAATAGAGGTAAACTATTGGCGTGGGTAGGTGGATCAGCTAGCTTGGGGGTAATTTTTGGACCAGTACTGAGTTCTTTCTTTATGGACGTTGGCTGGTTTACCGAATGGTCATGGAAGCTGCTGGTTGCAACCCCTTACACTGTACCATTTATATTTGCAGGAAGTTTTTCGCTGTTGGCTCTAGCAGCTTTGATAATATGGATGCCAGGTGATCCATCTCCAGTCGTAAACAATAGCAACCCCCCAAGTAAATTTGGTTTATTGAGTATTATAAAGGGGGAAATGCTCCCGATTCTTTTCTATGCACTTATTGCACAAGCAGCATTAGCCATGTTTGAAAGTACTTATGCGCTCCATTCACAGCAAATTATGGGTTACAGTGTAATTGAAATGGGCTATATATTCATGGCTTGTGCACTCGGAATGAGTATTAGTCAGATTGGCTTTACGGGATATTTAATTGACCAATTAGGGGAAGAGAGGTTGTTGCCTATCGGATATTTTTTGGTGGGGTTAGCTCTGTTGTTTTTGATGCTGGCAAGTTCTTTTACCCTTATCATAATAGTAGTGAGCATTCTTGCGTTGGGAATGGCATTAATTAGCCCGGCTTTGGCTTCTATTACCAGCAAAATAAATAAAAATTATGTTGGCGAAAGAATGGGAATCTTGGCATCTATAAGCAGCTTGGGACTTGCAACCGGTTCATTTATAGGCTCCGGATTGTACGTAATAAATATTCATCTTCCCTATCTCACATTTTCATTATTTCTGTTCTACGTAACATTTTACTTGGTTAAAAAAAATCTCAACGTTATAGGTTAA
- the nhaA gene encoding Na+/H+ antiporter NhaA: MKPLKQNPLVIFLESLKGKNQAGAGIAILLAVIVAMLWANSPLKEYYNEFIHMEIFIGLNGNTLSEPLLLWVNDGLMAVFFLFVGLELKREILGGKLSNPRKAILPIGAAVGGMLVPALIYSFFNGNGIGQSGWGIPMATDIAFALGVLSLFGNRVPVSLKIFLVALAIVDDLGAVLVIAVFYTSGISEMDLLHGFLFFLVLVGGNYFGVRSAWFYFIIGIGGVWLAFFFSGVHPTVAGILIAFTIPGKVKIKEQDYLKNLTILHRKFIETTPIKGSFISESQLEILEKIKSKTNDAETPLQKLEHGLSPIVGFFILPVFALVNAGIHIHGDILNTLSQQISLGIMAGLIVGKFIGIAGFSWILVKLNIAQLGEGVTWGQLCGVALIAGIGFTMSFFITDLAFQSEELRYIAKLSILITSILAGISGSLMLWVSSRSSSQYHSVKPIHKNGF, encoded by the coding sequence ATGAAACCTTTAAAGCAAAATCCTCTTGTGATTTTTTTGGAATCCCTAAAAGGAAAGAATCAGGCAGGGGCCGGTATTGCAATTTTATTGGCAGTCATTGTCGCTATGCTATGGGCAAATTCTCCTTTAAAAGAATATTACAATGAATTTATTCATATGGAAATTTTCATTGGGCTAAATGGAAATACCTTATCTGAGCCCTTGCTGCTGTGGGTAAATGATGGGTTAATGGCCGTATTCTTTCTATTTGTTGGTTTAGAGTTAAAACGTGAAATACTTGGTGGAAAACTCTCGAATCCCCGTAAAGCCATTCTGCCGATTGGGGCCGCCGTGGGCGGAATGCTTGTCCCTGCACTAATCTATTCATTCTTTAATGGCAATGGCATTGGGCAAAGTGGTTGGGGAATACCAATGGCCACCGATATTGCTTTTGCTTTGGGTGTACTTTCCCTGTTTGGAAATCGAGTACCGGTTTCGCTTAAAATCTTTTTAGTTGCTCTTGCTATTGTAGATGATTTGGGGGCAGTATTGGTGATCGCAGTTTTCTATACTTCGGGAATATCTGAAATGGATTTACTCCATGGTTTCCTTTTTTTCCTGGTACTTGTAGGAGGTAACTATTTTGGAGTCAGGAGTGCCTGGTTTTATTTCATTATTGGTATTGGAGGGGTATGGCTGGCCTTTTTCTTTTCAGGTGTTCACCCTACCGTTGCCGGTATTCTTATCGCTTTTACCATCCCTGGAAAAGTAAAAATTAAGGAACAAGATTATTTGAAAAATTTAACGATCCTTCACCGGAAATTTATAGAAACCACTCCCATTAAAGGAAGCTTCATTTCTGAAAGTCAACTGGAGATACTTGAAAAAATTAAAAGTAAAACCAATGATGCTGAAACCCCATTACAAAAATTAGAACATGGATTATCGCCTATCGTCGGCTTTTTTATACTACCTGTTTTTGCCCTGGTAAATGCGGGCATCCATATTCATGGTGATATTCTGAATACTCTGAGTCAGCAAATCAGCTTGGGCATCATGGCAGGACTTATAGTTGGCAAATTTATAGGGATTGCTGGCTTTTCATGGATTTTAGTAAAACTAAACATTGCACAACTTGGAGAAGGAGTAACATGGGGGCAACTTTGCGGTGTGGCTTTGATTGCAGGCATTGGATTTACAATGTCCTTTTTTATTACTGATCTGGCGTTCCAAAGTGAAGAACTTAGATATATTGCCAAGCTAAGCATCCTGATTACTTCTATTTTGGCCGGTATAAGTGGCTCTTTGATGCTTTGGGTGTCCTCAAGGTCAAGTTCCCAATATCATTCTGTAAAACCGATACATAAAAATGGATTCTAA
- a CDS encoding DUF5676 family membrane protein, protein MLNIKIVSWAAGTFTAVSFIFCVIYGLVTPESVHMHQFLEIVLPAFEWITVGSFFLGLIESFAWGAYIGLVYVPIYNFFYKRWGLKTD, encoded by the coding sequence ATGTTAAATATTAAAATTGTAAGCTGGGCAGCAGGTACTTTTACAGCAGTCAGTTTTATTTTCTGCGTTATTTATGGTTTAGTAACACCCGAAAGCGTCCACATGCATCAGTTCTTGGAAATTGTATTACCCGCCTTCGAATGGATTACGGTCGGTAGTTTCTTCCTCGGACTTATCGAGAGTTTTGCCTGGGGCGCGTACATCGGGCTGGTTTATGTACCCATTTATAACTTTTTCTACAAACGATGGGGACTGAAAACAGACTGA
- a CDS encoding heavy metal translocating P-type ATPase: protein MAKDVVCGMEVDNDSPYQSTYKDKTFKFCSENCKTKFDENPEKYVAKHQDSPATYQITTNGIENIQLPIVDMHCVSCATTIEKELRKLPGIKKAVVNGATQNAYVEYERSEVSVSKIIDSIKKSGYRTGYAKLRLHISGMHCNSCVSQIEEELVDTSGILSVSVDLGTEAALVKYIPSNVDYPALKNIIERMGYQVSEISHKYDENGSDTQNTAEGNQGSSDPVDENEQARNREYKSLMWKFIFSAVISIPVMIFSYPDFLGLPDQFQRGTDLLYWIWFSMGVVTLPVMFWAGSHFYTGAWAAFKNRSANMHTLIAVGITAAWLYSTVAVLFPEIFPTEALAEVFYDVTAVVVALVNLGLALEIKAKGRSSEAIKKLMGLQAKTARVVRDGKEQDIPVEEVVLDDIIVVRPGEKIPVDGEIVEGSSAIDESMITGESIPVEKHKGDEVIGATINKTGSFKFQATKVGKDTALAQIVQMVEEAQSSKTPIQRVVDKVSGYFVPAVIILAIAAFVVWYLIGPAPALIYALVVAVTVLIIACPCALGLATPISLMVGVGKGAENGILIRSGEALETAQKLDTIVLDKTGTITEGQPKLTDIVTANGFSEDEILNMSASVERASEHPLGEAIIKGAEERELTLLNPINFNAVPGHGVEAEVDGRKVLLGNVKMMRDNGIDTGNLLDQSTKLADEGKTPMFVAIGGKAAGIVAVADTVKTDSKEAIAQLKNMGLEVVMITGDNQRTADAIARQVGVDRVMAEVLPEDKALNVQKLQNEGKRVAMVGDGINDAPALAQADIGLAIGTGTDVAIEASDITLIKGSLKGVVLAIQLSKATMRNIKQNLFGAFAYNTAGLPVAAGLLYPFFGILLSPLIAAAAMAFSSVTVVTNANRLRKFQPKFSKANK from the coding sequence ATGGCTAAGGATGTTGTATGCGGAATGGAAGTTGATAATGATTCTCCATATCAAAGTACCTATAAGGATAAGACCTTTAAATTCTGCTCGGAAAACTGTAAAACAAAATTTGATGAGAATCCAGAAAAGTATGTTGCCAAACATCAGGACTCTCCGGCTACCTACCAAATAACGACAAATGGTATTGAGAATATTCAATTGCCTATTGTTGACATGCATTGTGTCTCCTGTGCGACAACTATTGAAAAAGAACTCCGGAAATTGCCCGGCATTAAAAAAGCAGTTGTAAATGGTGCTACCCAAAACGCCTATGTTGAATATGAACGTTCTGAGGTTTCTGTTTCGAAAATAATAGATTCTATAAAAAAATCAGGTTACAGAACCGGTTATGCTAAATTACGGCTTCATATTTCCGGCATGCATTGTAATTCATGCGTGTCTCAAATTGAGGAGGAACTTGTAGACACTTCAGGCATACTAAGTGTGAGTGTTGACCTTGGAACGGAGGCAGCCCTTGTAAAATATATTCCCTCAAATGTTGATTATCCTGCTCTTAAAAACATCATTGAACGGATGGGATATCAGGTATCAGAAATTTCCCATAAATATGATGAGAACGGGAGTGATACCCAAAACACCGCAGAGGGAAATCAGGGTAGTAGTGACCCTGTAGATGAAAATGAACAGGCACGGAATAGAGAATATAAATCATTGATGTGGAAATTCATCTTTTCAGCGGTTATCTCTATTCCGGTAATGATTTTCAGCTATCCTGATTTCCTTGGACTTCCAGACCAGTTCCAACGGGGTACCGACCTGCTGTACTGGATTTGGTTCTCCATGGGCGTGGTAACGTTGCCGGTAATGTTTTGGGCAGGCTCACATTTCTATACCGGAGCTTGGGCAGCTTTTAAAAACCGGTCGGCCAATATGCATACCCTCATTGCAGTGGGTATTACGGCAGCTTGGCTGTACTCTACGGTAGCTGTATTATTCCCGGAAATCTTTCCAACTGAAGCATTGGCTGAAGTATTTTATGATGTTACCGCTGTTGTAGTTGCTTTAGTTAATCTGGGCTTAGCTCTTGAGATTAAAGCAAAAGGTCGGAGTTCGGAGGCTATTAAAAAACTAATGGGCCTACAGGCTAAAACAGCCCGTGTAGTACGTGATGGGAAGGAACAAGATATACCCGTTGAAGAAGTAGTATTAGACGATATTATTGTGGTTCGCCCCGGAGAGAAGATACCGGTTGACGGGGAAATCGTGGAAGGCTCTTCGGCTATTGACGAATCGATGATCACCGGGGAATCCATCCCGGTTGAAAAACATAAGGGTGATGAGGTGATTGGCGCCACCATCAATAAAACGGGTTCATTTAAATTCCAGGCCACCAAAGTAGGCAAAGACACGGCACTTGCACAGATCGTACAAATGGTCGAGGAAGCCCAGAGTTCCAAAACACCCATCCAGCGTGTAGTGGATAAAGTTTCAGGTTATTTTGTCCCTGCTGTCATTATCCTGGCTATCGCTGCTTTCGTTGTCTGGTATCTTATAGGGCCTGCCCCGGCACTAATTTACGCTTTGGTTGTTGCCGTTACGGTACTGATCATAGCATGCCCCTGCGCTCTGGGCTTAGCAACTCCAATTTCATTAATGGTAGGTGTAGGCAAAGGAGCTGAAAATGGTATCCTGATCCGCAGCGGAGAAGCGCTGGAGACCGCACAGAAACTTGATACCATTGTCTTAGATAAAACGGGTACCATTACAGAAGGACAACCCAAGCTGACCGACATTGTTACCGCAAACGGCTTTAGCGAGGATGAGATTCTGAATATGAGTGCCAGCGTGGAACGCGCTTCCGAACACCCGCTGGGGGAAGCCATCATAAAAGGAGCAGAAGAACGAGAACTTACTCTTCTGAACCCCATAAATTTTAACGCCGTGCCCGGTCACGGTGTAGAAGCCGAAGTGGACGGACGAAAGGTACTTCTCGGAAATGTTAAAATGATGAGAGATAACGGCATCGATACAGGCAATTTACTGGATCAAAGCACCAAACTGGCCGATGAAGGTAAAACTCCAATGTTTGTTGCAATAGGCGGAAAAGCTGCCGGAATCGTGGCCGTAGCCGACACCGTAAAAACCGATTCCAAAGAAGCTATAGCTCAACTTAAGAACATGGGACTGGAGGTCGTCATGATAACCGGCGACAACCAGCGAACCGCTGATGCCATTGCACGCCAAGTGGGTGTGGATCGCGTTATGGCCGAAGTGCTGCCCGAAGATAAAGCCCTGAATGTGCAAAAACTCCAAAATGAAGGTAAACGAGTAGCAATGGTAGGCGACGGCATCAATGATGCACCAGCGCTGGCCCAGGCCGACATAGGGCTGGCTATCGGCACCGGAACGGATGTAGCCATCGAAGCCTCCGACATCACCCTGATCAAAGGCAGCCTGAAAGGTGTGGTATTGGCGATCCAGCTTTCCAAGGCGACGATGAGAAATATCAAACAGAACCTGTTCGGAGCCTTTGCCTATAACACGGCCGGTTTGCCGGTTGCCGCAGGGTTGTTGTATCCGTTCTTTGGTATCCTGCTTTCGCCACTGATTGCCGCTGCCGCCATGGCTTTTAGTTCTGTAACAGTTGTTACCAATGCTAATCGGCTGCGCAAGTTCCAACCAAAATTTTCAAAAGCTAATAAATAA
- a CDS encoding cupredoxin domain-containing protein, producing MTLDEIFVLIGGILLIALVAWYFWFSSSEGTRVQSGTGGLQEALIKVKGGYSPNVIVVDAGKPVRLNFLREETAACSEQVIFPDFGKQATLTPHKTISVEFIPDTPGEYEFQCAMGMLRGKLIVE from the coding sequence ATGACACTTGATGAAATTTTTGTACTAATCGGTGGAATCCTGCTTATCGCGCTTGTCGCGTGGTATTTCTGGTTTTCCAGCTCGGAGGGCACCCGTGTTCAAAGCGGTACAGGTGGGCTACAGGAAGCCCTGATTAAAGTAAAGGGAGGATATAGTCCCAATGTTATTGTAGTAGATGCCGGTAAGCCGGTGAGGTTGAATTTCCTTCGCGAAGAGACGGCCGCCTGCTCCGAGCAGGTGATCTTTCCGGACTTCGGAAAGCAGGCTACGCTAACCCCGCATAAAACCATTTCTGTGGAATTTATCCCCGATACACCTGGCGAATACGAATTTCAATGTGCGATGGGTATGCTGCGAGGTAAACTCATCGTTGAATAA
- a CDS encoding YHS domain-containing protein encodes MGHEIEDPTSAPSSEYKGTTYYFCCENCKTTFDENPADFIGSNGSHHHHH; translated from the coding sequence ATGGGACACGAAATCGAAGACCCAACAAGCGCCCCCAGCAGTGAGTACAAGGGAACAACCTATTACTTCTGCTGCGAAAATTGCAAAACAACATTTGATGAAAATCCCGCCGATTTTATAGGAAGCAACGGTAGCCACCATCATCATCACTAA